In one window of Deltaproteobacteria bacterium DNA:
- the thpR gene encoding RNA 2',3'-cyclic phosphodiesterase, translating into MRAFIAFKLPEGVTASLGSLQSRLRQYGLNLRWVRPENIHLTLKFLGNVDPDRRESLAAVLRQVSGNHQGLSLQAKGLGVFPTIRKARVLWSGVHGDTDRLHDFHDDLEHALAAEGFEPEKRSFRGHLTLGRVKGRIRPQQLAGAIESNGSFSSSPFSAERVTLFRSELKPSGAEYTEIAGADLTGMPPGVGNDLN; encoded by the coding sequence ATGCGTGCATTCATTGCGTTCAAACTTCCTGAGGGGGTCACTGCGTCGCTGGGTTCCCTTCAGTCCCGTTTGAGACAATACGGTTTGAACCTGCGCTGGGTGCGACCGGAGAACATCCACCTGACGTTGAAGTTTCTGGGAAACGTCGACCCCGACCGGCGGGAAAGCCTGGCGGCGGTCCTCAGACAGGTTTCAGGAAACCATCAGGGACTCTCCCTGCAAGCCAAGGGACTGGGCGTTTTCCCCACGATCAGGAAAGCGCGGGTGTTGTGGAGCGGCGTGCACGGCGATACCGACCGCCTGCATGACTTTCATGACGATTTGGAGCATGCCCTGGCGGCGGAGGGGTTCGAGCCCGAGAAACGAAGCTTCCGGGGGCATCTCACGCTCGGCCGCGTCAAAGGCCGCATACGGCCGCAGCAACTTGCAGGTGCCATCGAGTCGAACGGCTCTTTTTCTTCATCGCCGTTTTCCGCCGAAAGGGTGACGCTGTTCAGGAGCGAGCTGAAACCCTCGGGGGCGGAATATACGGAGATAGCCGGGGCAGACCTGACGGGGATGCCGCCGGGTGTTGGAAATGACTTAAATTGA
- the recA gene encoding recombinase RecA, which translates to MSISPEKEKAVDNAMLQIERQFGKGSIMKLGSRPIIEVPVISTGSIALDKALGVGGLPRGRIIEIYGPESSGKTTLALHGVANAQKQGGIAAFVDAEHALDIGYAKKLGVNCDELLVSQPDTGEQALEIADMLVRSGAIDVLVIDSVAALVPRAEIEGEMGDSHMGLQARLMSQALRKLTGTISKTMTSIIFINQIRMKIGVVFGNPETTTGGNALKFYSSVRMDIRRSTAIKDGQEVTGNRTRVKVVKNKMAPPFKNAEFDIMYGEGISKTGDLLDVGVEEGIIEKSGSWYSYNGERIGQGRENVKVFLADNPDIFEDAYRRVRESVGLVPKKTPDEEQDGEK; encoded by the coding sequence ATGAGCATCTCACCTGAAAAAGAAAAGGCGGTGGACAACGCCATGTTGCAGATCGAACGCCAGTTCGGCAAGGGGTCCATCATGAAATTGGGAAGTCGGCCGATCATCGAGGTGCCCGTGATATCGACGGGTTCCATCGCGCTCGACAAGGCCCTGGGAGTGGGGGGGCTCCCGCGGGGAAGAATTATAGAGATTTACGGACCGGAATCTTCCGGCAAGACAACCTTGGCGCTCCATGGCGTGGCCAACGCCCAGAAACAGGGAGGCATCGCCGCCTTTGTGGACGCGGAGCACGCCCTGGACATCGGTTACGCCAAAAAACTGGGCGTAAATTGCGACGAGCTGCTGGTTTCCCAGCCGGATACCGGCGAACAGGCGCTGGAGATCGCGGACATGCTGGTCCGCAGCGGCGCGATCGACGTGCTGGTGATCGACTCGGTGGCCGCTCTCGTTCCCCGGGCCGAGATCGAAGGCGAGATGGGGGATTCGCACATGGGGCTTCAAGCCCGGCTCATGTCCCAGGCCCTCAGGAAACTGACCGGAACCATCAGCAAAACCATGACGTCCATCATCTTCATCAATCAGATTCGCATGAAAATCGGCGTCGTTTTCGGGAACCCCGAGACGACCACGGGCGGCAACGCCCTCAAATTTTACTCTTCGGTACGCATGGACATCCGCCGGTCCACCGCCATCAAGGACGGGCAGGAGGTTACCGGCAACCGGACGCGCGTAAAGGTTGTGAAAAACAAGATGGCGCCGCCTTTCAAGAATGCCGAATTCGACATCATGTACGGTGAGGGCATATCCAAAACGGGCGACCTACTGGATGTCGGCGTCGAGGAGGGCATCATCGAAAAGAGCGGTTCCTGGTATTCCTACAACGGTGAACGGATCGGCCAGGGACGCGAAAACGTCAAAGTCTTTCTGGCCGACAACCCGGATATTTTCGAGGACGCCTACAGACGGGTAAGGGAATCCGTGGGGCTGGTTCCCAAGAAAACGCCGGATGAAGAGCAGGACGGGGAAAAATAG